From the genome of Candidatus Abyssobacteria bacterium SURF_5:
CGCCGACACCGTTCATGAGGCTGACGCCGGCCATCCGCGAAAAGGTCAAAGGCCTTTCCATTGATCAGGTTTCGGAGCCGTTTCAGATAAATCCCGCCGATCCGAATCTTCACGCCGTTGCCAGGTTGGCTCGGCGAATTGACGCGATTCCCTATGAGCAGGTCAAACAGGCGATTAACCAAAAGCTCTACGAAAATTTTCTGCGGGAGCTCCGCGACAAACATAAGGTTGTATATTATCAGGATCGACTCGACTATCGGTTGGAGGGATAATTCTTTTCCAGGTAGGTCATGGCAAACGTGGCCGCTCCGATCATGCCTGCATCCTTTCCAAGACGTGCCTGAAAAACAGGAGTTTGCTTACCTACCTGGTTCATCGCGAGGGATTCCATGCTCTCTCTCATCGGGTCAAAAAGAATTTCTCCTGCATTGGCAACACCTCCCCCAATGATGAAGCATTCCGGATTCAAGAGATTTACGAGCACCGCCAGGGCTACACCGACATAGATACCGGTTTCCCGCCACACATCCAAGGCGATTTCGTCCCCGGCGGCGGCAGCTTCTGAGAGGAGTTTGGGAGTTATATTCTCCACCTGATTCCCCGCAAGCTCTAAAATGACGCTCTTTCCATCGATCTGCTCCCGCAGCCGCTCGACCGCATTTTGAACGATGAAACGGTTTCCTACGTAGCGCTCGAGACATCCCTTGGCGCCGCACGCGCACAGGCGGCCATTCATATCCAGTGTCATATGACCGATCTCGCCTGCCAGGCCGCTCATCCCGCGATAGATATCCCTGTCGATTACAATCGCTCCGCCGACGCCCGTCCCCAGCGTGAGGCAGACAAAATTCCGAAATCCTTTGCCAGCTCCATGCACCATCTCGCCTATTGCCATCACGTTGGCATCATTATCCACAAACGCGGGAAGATGATTGCTTCGCTCCAATTCTTTCGCGAGCGGCACAAATTGCCATCCCGGAATATTCGTCAAATCATTCACAATTCCGGCCGCATAATTCACCCAGCCGGGCGCTCCCACTCCAATGGCGAGAAGCGATTCCTTTAAGACGTCATTCTTCTCCAGCAGCATGCCGATCGATTTCTTTGCGCTCGCAAGAAAGTCTGCGGGGCTCGATATATCACGTGTTGCTGTTTCCACCTTTGAAACGAGCTGTCCTTCGCGGGTCACCAATCCGATCTTTATCCACGTCGCGCCGATGTCGACGCCGATATAGTATCGCAATCCCATAGCTGACCCCTTCTGGTAGAAAACGTTCAGGCGTGCCAAACGGCTTTCGTATTCATGTTTTCAACAAACTGCTTGACCTCGGCAACGTTGAACAAAGAGCCGGCGACCAGAATGATTTCCTCATGTCCGCACAGCGAAAGCGCCCGTCGCATGGCGGCCGCCAGCGACGGCTCGCATAGCGGATTCTCAAAAATCCCGTCTGCGACGGCAAGCAATTTTTCTGCGGAAAGCGCCCGTTCATATGTGGATTGAGTTAAGATGATCGTGCTGCCGACGCTTCTCAGGATGCGCAGGCATTCAGCGGAATCCTTATCTGAGAGAATCGCAACGACCAGGATTATGCGGCGTCCGGGAAAAAGCGATTGTATCGTATCGGCTAGGGCGCGCATGGCCGACGGGTTGTGAGCGCCGTCGAGCAGAACCATTGGAGAATCCAGGATCTTTTCCAGCCTGGCCGGCCATCGGGCGGCCGCCATTCCCGCCCGAAGGGCGCTCTCATCGGATGGGATGATGCCTCTTTTCGCAAGGGTTTCTATCCCCATAACAGCCAAGGCCGCATTGGACGCTTGAAAATCGCCTCCGAGATTAAGCTCAATATCTCGAACACTCCCCCACGGTCCCTCAAAATCGATGTATTGTCTGGGAAAGCGGTCGCGCCGCGAACTCACTCGAAAATCACGGCCCAGATAGAAAACCGCTGAACCACACTCCCCCGCTTTTTGATCGATCACCTGGCGTGCTTCCGGCCGATCTGCAGCCGAAACGACATCGACGCCCGGTTTAATGATACCAGCTTTCTCAACCGCTATTTTTTCAATTGTATCACCCAAATATTCGCAGTGCTCCAGATGGATATTGGTTATCACGCAAAGGCACGGGTTGACGACGTTTGTGGAGTCGTATCGGCCCCCCATTCCAACCTCGATGACTCCGAAGTCTATTCTCATCCGGGCAAAGTAACTGAATGCCATCGCGGTGACAGCTTCGAAGAACGTCGGGTGCCCCAGCTTTGGTTCTGCTTGCATTGCGTGGACAACCGGACGTATCTGTTCCACCAGTTCATCAATATCCTGGCGCGAGATTGGATTGTCGTTCACAACTATTCGCTCGGAAAAATCAATGAGATGAGGAGAAATAAAGCGGCCTACGCGAAAGCCCTTTTCTTCAAGGACGGAGGAAAGGAATGCGGCAACCGAGCCCTTTCCGTTTGTTCCGGTAATGTGGATGACCCGGAACCGAGAATGCGGATTCCCGATCTGGTCAAGGAGGTAATTGATATTGTCCAGCCCGAGCTTGATCCCGAAACGCTGGAAAGACAGTAAATACTCGAGAGAATTCATGCTTCACCTGGAGAGGCTCTCGCTTCTCAATTTCTCGTCGAACACGATTATAGCGCTTTCTGAACGAGAACACGCAT
Proteins encoded in this window:
- a CDS encoding ROK family protein translates to MGLRYYIGVDIGATWIKIGLVTREGQLVSKVETATRDISSPADFLASAKKSIGMLLEKNDVLKESLLAIGVGAPGWVNYAAGIVNDLTNIPGWQFVPLAKELERSNHLPAFVDNDANVMAIGEMVHGAGKGFRNFVCLTLGTGVGGAIVIDRDIYRGMSGLAGEIGHMTLDMNGRLCACGAKGCLERYVGNRFIVQNAVERLREQIDGKSVILELAGNQVENITPKLLSEAAAAGDEIALDVWRETGIYVGVALAVLVNLLNPECFIIGGGVANAGEILFDPMRESMESLAMNQVGKQTPVFQARLGKDAGMIGAATFAMTYLEKNYPSNR
- a CDS encoding bifunctional folylpolyglutamate synthase/dihydrofolate synthase, with the translated sequence MNSLEYLLSFQRFGIKLGLDNINYLLDQIGNPHSRFRVIHITGTNGKGSVAAFLSSVLEEKGFRVGRFISPHLIDFSERIVVNDNPISRQDIDELVEQIRPVVHAMQAEPKLGHPTFFEAVTAMAFSYFARMRIDFGVIEVGMGGRYDSTNVVNPCLCVITNIHLEHCEYLGDTIEKIAVEKAGIIKPGVDVVSAADRPEARQVIDQKAGECGSAVFYLGRDFRVSSRRDRFPRQYIDFEGPWGSVRDIELNLGGDFQASNAALAVMGIETLAKRGIIPSDESALRAGMAAARWPARLEKILDSPMVLLDGAHNPSAMRALADTIQSLFPGRRIILVVAILSDKDSAECLRILRSVGSTIILTQSTYERALSAEKLLAVADGIFENPLCEPSLAAAMRRALSLCGHEEIILVAGSLFNVAEVKQFVENMNTKAVWHA